One Alicyclobacillus vulcanalis genomic region harbors:
- a CDS encoding nitric oxide synthase oxygenase produces the protein MNPLFDEARRFIETCYRELGKDDDEISRRLDDVRHQIDRDGTYDHTFEELEHGARMAWRNSNRCIGRLFWQTLQVFDARHLHRPKAMFEALCDHLEFAQNDGKVRPAITVFAQATNGREPRIWNHQLVRYAGYETEKGVVGDPASVAFTRVCEELGWRGPRTPWDVLPVVVSNGQELAWFELPRDLVLEVPITHPECPRFADLGLRWYAVPILSDMALVIGGIRYSAAPFNGWYMVTEIGARNLADPFRYNKLPEVADALGLDRTRDATLWRDRALVELNVAVLHSYRERGVTIVDHHTAARQFAYFEQLERDAGRRVTGDWSWLIPPLSPAATHIFHSGYDNDYVTPNFVRQPSPYSAPPLKIDPSIFR, from the coding sequence ATGAATCCGCTGTTCGACGAAGCGCGCCGATTTATCGAGACATGCTACCGAGAGCTTGGCAAGGACGACGACGAAATTTCCCGGCGCCTGGATGACGTGCGTCATCAGATTGACCGCGACGGGACGTACGACCACACCTTCGAAGAGCTCGAGCACGGCGCGCGCATGGCCTGGCGCAACAGCAACCGCTGCATCGGGCGCTTATTCTGGCAGACCCTGCAGGTCTTCGACGCCCGGCACCTCCACCGGCCGAAGGCCATGTTCGAGGCACTCTGTGACCACCTCGAGTTTGCCCAAAACGACGGCAAGGTGCGTCCTGCCATCACCGTGTTCGCCCAGGCAACGAATGGCCGCGAGCCGCGGATTTGGAATCATCAACTGGTGCGCTACGCTGGCTACGAGACGGAGAAGGGCGTGGTGGGAGATCCTGCGTCCGTGGCGTTCACTCGCGTCTGCGAGGAGCTCGGCTGGAGAGGCCCCCGCACGCCCTGGGACGTGCTCCCCGTGGTCGTGTCGAACGGCCAAGAGCTTGCGTGGTTCGAACTGCCGCGCGATCTCGTGCTCGAGGTGCCGATCACGCACCCCGAATGCCCCAGGTTCGCCGATTTAGGTCTGCGATGGTACGCCGTCCCCATTCTGTCCGACATGGCACTCGTCATCGGCGGCATCCGCTACTCAGCGGCTCCATTCAACGGGTGGTACATGGTGACCGAAATCGGTGCCCGCAATTTGGCCGATCCGTTCCGTTACAACAAGTTGCCCGAAGTCGCAGATGCCCTCGGACTGGATCGGACCCGCGATGCCACGCTGTGGCGAGATCGTGCACTCGTGGAGTTGAACGTGGCCGTTTTGCATTCCTACCGCGAGCGAGGCGTCACCATCGTCGATCATCACACGGCGGCGCGCCAGTTTGCGTATTTCGAGCAACTGGAACGGGACGCCGGCCGGCGCGTGACCGGCGACTGGAGTTGGCTCATCCCGCCCCTGTCGCCGGCCGCCACGCACATCTTTCACAGCGGCTATGACAACGACTACGTGACGCCCAACTTTGTGCGCCAGCCCTCGCCGTACTCGGCGCCCCCGCTCAAGATCGATCCGTCCATATTTCGCTAG
- a CDS encoding DUF1345 domain-containing protein → MDDDLRGREPQKSSLESRIESELALLAKDARRIPRALFFAALVLIGVLLTAASIWMHIAPWWVLASFFAVLVALLAAAIWQEHDVWARRLALTTITVLTLFLIVSITHLVHALFHENLSDVALFRDALLLWVTNIFVFAVWYWEIDRGGPIRRHRGHPEPPDLLFPQMMAEIPEWAGWQPTFLDYLYLAFNTNTAFSPTDTAVLSRRMKFLMMMQSALALVVVAVVAGRAINIG, encoded by the coding sequence GTGGACGACGACCTGCGCGGCCGAGAACCGCAGAAATCGTCCCTTGAGTCGCGCATCGAGTCCGAACTGGCGCTGCTCGCGAAAGATGCGCGGCGCATTCCGCGCGCGCTCTTTTTTGCCGCGCTCGTGCTGATCGGCGTCCTGCTCACGGCGGCTTCCATCTGGATGCACATTGCCCCTTGGTGGGTGCTGGCCTCGTTCTTTGCCGTCCTCGTGGCGCTGCTCGCCGCAGCCATCTGGCAGGAACACGACGTGTGGGCGCGCAGGCTCGCGCTGACCACCATCACCGTGTTGACGCTCTTTCTCATCGTCAGCATTACGCATCTCGTGCACGCCCTGTTTCACGAGAATTTGTCCGACGTCGCGCTCTTTCGCGATGCCCTTCTCCTCTGGGTGACGAACATCTTCGTGTTTGCCGTTTGGTACTGGGAAATCGATCGCGGCGGCCCCATCCGCCGCCACCGCGGCCATCCCGAACCGCCGGACCTCTTATTCCCGCAGATGATGGCCGAGATTCCGGAGTGGGCGGGCTGGCAGCCGACCTTCCTCGACTACCTGTATCTCGCGTTCAACACCAACACGGCCTTCAGTCCCACCGACACCGCCGTGTTGTCCCGACGGATGAAGTTTCTCATGATGATGCAGTCGGCGCTCGCGCTCGTCGTCGTCGCGGTGGTCGCAGGGCGTGCCATTAACATTGGGTAG
- a CDS encoding glycosyltransferase family 2 protein, which translates to MTLIYLLWDTFYNALKLVTGLVAVYQIVLSIYGLWHRRRTITHAPQKRFAIIIPAHNEECVIGPLLESLKRQTYPKRLYDVHVIADNCTDRTAERARSHGAIVHVRENRAEQGKGYAIEWMLARLRDMDAHYDAIVMFDADNLVHPDFLAMMNDHLCSGDRVIQGYLDTKNPFDSWISVSLAISYWFDNRLWQYARQRLNLPCTLGGTGLCIDYPLLQEMGWKATGLTEDLEFGIRCVRRGIIPVWAHDARVYDEKPTSFAASFRQRLRWQQGHFQCAREHLLPMFVEGLRERNLAKIDMAIYLFQPMRSMLLFAGAMIVLGLHYLSPDPTDAATNPAALVVTNLWVAVNVILFLEIPLAMLLERVNWRAYFALPLLPFFLWTWGPVTLQAYFTRSNRTWYHTVHKRAIRLDELRER; encoded by the coding sequence ATGACACTCATTTACCTGCTCTGGGATACCTTCTATAATGCGCTGAAACTGGTGACGGGCCTCGTGGCGGTCTACCAAATTGTGCTGTCCATCTACGGCCTGTGGCACCGTCGGCGCACGATCACGCACGCCCCGCAGAAGCGCTTTGCCATCATCATCCCAGCTCACAACGAGGAGTGCGTGATCGGCCCCCTGCTCGAGAGTTTGAAGCGCCAGACGTACCCCAAGCGCCTGTACGACGTCCACGTCATCGCGGACAACTGCACGGACCGCACGGCGGAGCGGGCGCGATCGCACGGCGCCATCGTCCACGTGCGCGAAAACCGCGCGGAGCAAGGCAAGGGGTACGCCATCGAGTGGATGCTGGCTCGCCTGCGGGATATGGATGCCCACTACGACGCGATTGTCATGTTTGACGCCGACAACCTGGTGCACCCGGATTTCCTCGCCATGATGAACGACCACCTGTGCAGTGGGGACCGGGTCATTCAGGGTTACCTGGATACGAAAAACCCGTTTGATTCTTGGATCAGTGTGTCGCTCGCCATCTCGTACTGGTTCGACAACCGGCTATGGCAATACGCGCGCCAGCGCCTCAACCTGCCCTGCACGCTCGGCGGCACGGGCCTGTGCATTGATTATCCGCTCCTGCAGGAGATGGGCTGGAAGGCCACCGGGCTCACCGAGGACCTGGAATTCGGCATCCGATGCGTACGGCGCGGGATCATCCCCGTGTGGGCGCACGATGCGCGCGTCTACGACGAAAAGCCGACCAGCTTCGCCGCGTCGTTCCGCCAACGCCTGCGTTGGCAACAAGGCCACTTCCAGTGCGCTCGGGAGCACCTGCTCCCGATGTTCGTGGAAGGCCTGCGCGAGCGAAATCTCGCCAAGATCGACATGGCGATTTACCTGTTCCAACCCATGCGCTCCATGTTGCTATTCGCGGGCGCGATGATCGTGCTTGGCCTTCACTACCTTTCGCCCGATCCGACCGACGCCGCGACGAATCCCGCGGCACTTGTGGTCACAAACCTGTGGGTGGCGGTGAACGTCATCCTTTTCCTGGAGATTCCGCTCGCCATGCTGCTCGAGCGCGTGAACTGGCGTGCGTACTTCGCCCTGCCGCTGCTTCCGTTCTTTCTCTGGACCTGGGGTCCCGTGACCCTCCAGGCGTACTTCACGCGCAGCAATCGCACGTGGTACCACACGGTGCACAAGCGCGCCATTCGCCTGGATGAACTTCGCGAACGGTGA
- a CDS encoding O-antigen ligase family protein: protein MSRSHPGSVRFSLEGRAAQGKRVALLAVYALGAFAIINQGLGVTFLAPLANVWGAFAILALAWAALVRRAYGIKPSEPPWARYAAWYVLYTLALVLADLKHPVLALNAWTVDVEYIFVGLLVPLALDPEDALKVFYGVIGMSMLMGVDGWFQFLIKVPIPTQWLDVGEHVRTRVFSVMKSPAEFGANLELTLPLMLGLAAVDADKRRRWVYVAGAAIGLGALFMTYDRGSWLGLFASAFLVSAAFAPRILPAWAGIAGLALCVPSLRHRVFDLFNTVYLVKSSAGGRMALWQQAFDVMSRNPLFGAGLGYYGGYVATSHSFSAFSDNYYAKVLGETGMLGLVLFMAMHAAIVRDIMHVVKRASGTSRLLALGGLTGLTAVLIHSFVENLFEYNYTASLYYLLAGLLMTWGRSLPEADGAPSPWPKARMSDA, encoded by the coding sequence ATGTCGCGAAGCCATCCAGGCTCGGTCCGGTTTTCGCTTGAGGGGCGCGCGGCACAAGGCAAGCGCGTTGCCCTCCTGGCTGTCTATGCGCTCGGCGCGTTCGCCATCATCAACCAAGGCCTTGGCGTGACGTTTCTGGCTCCACTCGCCAACGTGTGGGGGGCCTTCGCCATTCTCGCGCTCGCGTGGGCGGCGTTGGTTCGCCGCGCATACGGCATCAAGCCGAGCGAGCCCCCGTGGGCGAGGTACGCTGCGTGGTACGTCCTGTACACGCTTGCGCTCGTGCTCGCAGATCTCAAACACCCCGTCTTGGCGCTGAACGCCTGGACGGTCGACGTGGAGTACATCTTCGTGGGACTGCTTGTGCCCCTCGCCCTGGACCCAGAAGACGCCCTCAAGGTGTTCTATGGCGTGATCGGCATGTCTATGCTGATGGGTGTAGACGGTTGGTTTCAATTTCTCATCAAAGTGCCGATCCCGACCCAATGGTTGGACGTCGGCGAGCACGTCCGGACCCGGGTGTTCTCGGTGATGAAATCGCCCGCCGAGTTCGGTGCGAATCTCGAACTGACGCTGCCCCTCATGCTGGGGCTTGCCGCCGTGGACGCGGACAAGCGCCGACGCTGGGTCTACGTGGCGGGTGCGGCCATTGGCCTCGGCGCGTTGTTCATGACGTACGATCGCGGCTCGTGGCTTGGGCTCTTTGCCTCGGCGTTCCTGGTCTCAGCCGCCTTTGCGCCGCGAATTTTGCCCGCTTGGGCTGGCATCGCTGGCTTGGCGCTGTGCGTGCCGTCGCTGCGCCATCGCGTGTTCGACCTGTTCAACACCGTCTACCTGGTGAAATCGTCGGCGGGAGGGCGCATGGCACTCTGGCAGCAAGCGTTCGACGTGATGTCGCGCAACCCGCTGTTCGGAGCCGGGCTCGGGTACTACGGCGGGTACGTGGCAACATCTCATAGCTTTTCCGCGTTCTCCGACAATTACTATGCCAAGGTGCTTGGCGAGACCGGTATGCTCGGATTGGTGCTCTTCATGGCCATGCACGCGGCCATCGTACGCGATATCATGCATGTCGTGAAGCGAGCGTCTGGAACATCCCGCCTCCTGGCGCTCGGAGGTCTGACGGGACTGACCGCGGTTCTCATTCACAGTTTCGTCGAGAACCTGTTTGAATACAATTACACTGCGAGCTTGTACTATCTGCTGGCGGGGCTCTTGATGACCTGGGGTCGCAGCTTGCCAGAGGCGGATGGCGCGCCAAGCCCCTGGCCGAAAGCGAGGATGTCGGACGCATGA
- a CDS encoding peptidoglycan D,D-transpeptidase FtsI family protein, translating to MTPVDPAKSAKRRRFRVHVVYSLVFLSFTSLLLRLGYVQVVKGASFRSSEQLTQYARVPILPQRGWIYDANGQVLAWDKPVLTIQFNRYTSMSTAEMHRVASILAPVLQTTPQALYQAMQSNPGALQVTLAQNVTDAQVAYVVEHQSELPNIQVVQDYARQYPYGDLAGQVLGYVGAITAQNVSQYKGYLYSQQVGETGIEYEYEHLLQGKPGYELVTITSNGTAVGSVGEIAPQNGDNIQLTLDGHEQAVAQELLQNMIDSSQTNKQDITDAAAVMLNVKTGGVIAMVSYPYLDPNWYTNGTYVDHVHYLETSGAQLNNVIDTFNYPGSTVKPANMIAALKAGVVTPKTEILDDGYIYIGTQRKNEDEGFVFGWVNPIEAITVSSDVFFYELGLHLGKWFGSSTTSGGSYPASDGSYQNYLDTDFVKGINAMFQEEENFGLGTLTGIDLPFEEHGEFYIEDYRKGNIQVPYNLQASEASLAKTGKYVNYGSPASLADAAIGQSQMFTPMELGVYAMTLADEGLRLKPHLLENVYAPNGTPNSGAKPILTYKTQVLGRVSAEPWQWDLVKQGMYGVTSNPAGTAYYAFLGAPYQAAGKTGTAQIVINGHRTDNSVFICYAPLNHPLVAVAVMAPGGGYGASFSAILARKMIDAYFDEHHEPWMPKSQWTNTSIPSNWMQSPAYLLPEQSH from the coding sequence GTGACGCCTGTCGATCCGGCGAAATCCGCAAAACGCCGCCGGTTCCGCGTTCACGTCGTATACAGCCTCGTGTTTCTCTCGTTTACCTCCCTGCTTTTGCGGTTGGGCTACGTGCAGGTCGTCAAGGGCGCGTCGTTTCGCTCGTCCGAACAGCTGACGCAATACGCGCGCGTGCCCATTCTGCCCCAGCGCGGTTGGATTTACGACGCCAACGGCCAGGTCCTGGCCTGGGACAAGCCGGTGCTCACCATTCAGTTCAATCGATACACCTCGATGTCCACGGCCGAGATGCATCGCGTGGCGTCCATCCTCGCGCCGGTCTTGCAGACGACGCCTCAAGCGCTGTATCAAGCGATGCAGTCGAACCCTGGGGCGCTCCAGGTCACGCTCGCGCAGAACGTGACGGACGCGCAGGTGGCCTACGTGGTGGAACATCAAAGCGAGCTGCCGAATATTCAGGTGGTCCAGGACTACGCTCGCCAATATCCCTACGGGGATCTCGCCGGGCAAGTTTTGGGCTACGTCGGCGCGATCACGGCCCAAAATGTGAGCCAGTACAAGGGCTATCTGTACAGCCAGCAGGTGGGCGAAACCGGCATTGAGTACGAGTACGAGCACCTGCTTCAAGGGAAACCTGGTTACGAGCTGGTGACCATCACCTCCAATGGCACGGCCGTCGGGAGTGTGGGCGAGATCGCCCCGCAAAATGGGGACAACATCCAGCTCACGCTCGATGGACACGAGCAGGCCGTGGCGCAGGAGCTCCTGCAGAACATGATCGATTCGTCGCAGACCAACAAACAGGACATCACGGATGCGGCCGCAGTGATGCTCAATGTGAAGACGGGCGGCGTGATCGCCATGGTGAGCTATCCGTACCTGGATCCGAATTGGTACACGAACGGGACCTATGTCGATCACGTCCATTATTTGGAGACCTCGGGCGCTCAGTTGAATAACGTGATTGACACGTTCAACTATCCCGGGTCCACGGTCAAGCCGGCGAACATGATCGCGGCGCTCAAGGCCGGCGTGGTGACGCCGAAGACGGAAATCCTCGACGACGGCTACATCTATATCGGCACGCAGCGCAAGAATGAGGACGAGGGTTTTGTGTTTGGCTGGGTGAATCCCATTGAGGCCATCACGGTTTCGAGCGACGTGTTTTTCTATGAGCTCGGGCTTCACCTCGGCAAGTGGTTCGGATCGAGCACCACGTCCGGCGGTTCGTACCCTGCGTCGGACGGAAGCTACCAGAACTACTTGGACACGGACTTCGTGAAGGGCATCAACGCGATGTTCCAGGAGGAGGAGAACTTCGGCCTGGGCACGCTCACGGGCATCGACCTGCCCTTCGAGGAACATGGCGAGTTTTACATCGAAGACTATCGCAAGGGCAACATTCAGGTGCCGTACAACCTCCAGGCGAGCGAGGCGTCCCTTGCCAAGACCGGCAAGTATGTGAACTACGGCTCCCCGGCGAGTCTGGCGGACGCCGCCATCGGCCAGTCGCAGATGTTCACGCCGATGGAACTCGGCGTGTACGCCATGACGCTGGCCGACGAGGGGCTCCGGTTGAAGCCGCACCTGCTGGAGAACGTCTATGCGCCAAACGGAACGCCGAATTCCGGCGCGAAGCCGATTTTGACCTACAAAACGCAGGTGTTGGGCCGCGTGAGCGCCGAGCCGTGGCAGTGGGATCTCGTCAAGCAGGGGATGTACGGCGTGACGTCGAATCCGGCGGGTACGGCGTACTATGCCTTCCTCGGCGCGCCGTATCAAGCGGCGGGGAAGACGGGTACAGCGCAGATCGTCATCAACGGCCATCGGACGGACAACTCGGTGTTCATTTGCTACGCGCCGCTCAACCATCCGCTTGTGGCGGTGGCCGTGATGGCGCCGGGCGGAGGCTACGGTGCGTCGTTTTCGGCCATCCTGGCGCGAAAGATGATCGACGCGTATTTCGATGAGCACCACGAGCCGTGGATGCCGAAGAGCCAGTGGACCAACACGTCCATCCCGTCCAACTGGATGCAATCGCCTGCGTATTTGCTGCCGGAGCAAAGCCACTGA
- a CDS encoding mechanosensitive ion channel domain-containing protein produces the protein MREGVRPASAGWRRFMMYLVLLVALAVAAYLGRESERLQSLPSLDRQIIEWGIAVVWFVVGALVVNQLRRTVNAMAARHPGADIRVLSVVNRALSAVGYAFVLVVGLNLLQVRVGSILVGGAVTGVIVGVGAQSTLANLIAGLVLFAVRPFQLGEYVSFRTYLFGGVEYSGTVVDVNWYHTVLEEGGVRRVLPNASVVSSAITVGAREGNKLCTVPLPYAVAFRDFEARMGEATGGRATLAIKEFATDTYTVQVEIPAEMDLEVVREAIAAFRAGT, from the coding sequence ATGAGGGAAGGGGTTCGGCCTGCGTCCGCCGGCTGGCGGCGATTCATGATGTACCTCGTGCTGCTTGTGGCACTCGCCGTTGCGGCGTACCTCGGGCGCGAGTCGGAGCGGTTGCAATCGTTGCCGTCGTTGGACCGCCAGATCATCGAGTGGGGCATCGCGGTCGTGTGGTTCGTCGTGGGTGCCCTGGTCGTCAACCAGCTGCGCCGCACGGTGAACGCCATGGCCGCTCGTCATCCCGGCGCGGACATCCGGGTTCTGAGCGTCGTCAACCGCGCCTTGAGCGCGGTGGGCTACGCGTTCGTCCTCGTCGTTGGCCTGAACCTGCTCCAGGTGCGGGTGGGCAGCATCCTCGTCGGCGGTGCCGTGACGGGCGTCATCGTCGGCGTGGGCGCACAGTCGACGCTCGCGAACCTGATTGCGGGGCTCGTGCTGTTTGCGGTGCGGCCCTTCCAACTGGGCGAGTACGTGAGCTTCCGCACCTACCTGTTCGGCGGTGTGGAATACAGCGGCACGGTGGTGGACGTGAACTGGTATCACACCGTGCTTGAGGAGGGCGGCGTGCGCCGCGTGCTTCCCAATGCCTCGGTCGTCAGTTCGGCCATCACGGTGGGGGCGAGGGAAGGCAACAAGCTGTGCACGGTTCCCCTGCCGTACGCGGTCGCGTTCCGCGACTTCGAGGCGAGGATGGGCGAGGCCACGGGCGGGCGGGCCACCCTCGCCATCAAGGAGTTTGCCACCGACACCTACACGGTCCAGGTCGAGATTCCGGCAGAGATGGACCTCGAGGTCGTTCGCGAGGCGATCGCGGCCTTTCGCGCAGGGACGTGA
- a CDS encoding NAD(P)-dependent alcohol dehydrogenase has translation MKAAYLVGTRQVEIREVPVPAPAPDEVLVRVEAVGVCGSDVHYYEHGRIGRYVVEGPLILGHEASGVVVAAGHLVKHLRPGQRVAIEPGVTCGRCEACKSGRYNLCPHVRFLATPPVDGAFAQYIAHRADFVHPIPDDMSYEQAAMVEPFSVALHAIRRSGMRPGDRVAIAGMGPVGLLTVAAARRLGAGDVIVSDTVDKRLQLALQLGASEAVHAKQGSLAAAVRERWPEGVDVAIETAGHPDAFASLLPALCRGGRLAVVGLSPLPLKELDLTQLTDGEIDIVGVFRYANTYPAGIQLMRELDVWNLITDTFPLAETGDALERARTQKSESVKVVVYPQA, from the coding sequence ATGAAGGCCGCTTATCTTGTGGGCACACGGCAAGTCGAAATCCGCGAGGTGCCGGTTCCTGCGCCTGCCCCGGACGAGGTGCTGGTTCGCGTGGAGGCGGTCGGCGTCTGCGGTTCCGACGTGCACTATTACGAACACGGCCGGATCGGCCGGTACGTCGTGGAAGGGCCGCTCATTCTCGGCCATGAGGCGAGCGGCGTGGTCGTCGCCGCAGGCCATCTCGTGAAGCACCTCAGACCCGGCCAGCGCGTGGCCATTGAGCCCGGCGTCACCTGCGGCCGCTGCGAGGCGTGCAAGTCAGGGCGTTACAATCTGTGCCCGCACGTGCGCTTTCTCGCGACGCCGCCCGTGGACGGCGCGTTTGCGCAGTATATCGCGCACCGGGCGGACTTCGTGCATCCCATCCCGGACGACATGTCGTACGAGCAGGCCGCGATGGTCGAGCCGTTTTCCGTCGCCCTTCACGCGATTCGCCGCTCCGGCATGCGCCCGGGCGATCGCGTCGCCATCGCTGGCATGGGGCCGGTCGGCCTGCTCACCGTGGCGGCGGCGCGCAGGCTCGGGGCTGGCGACGTGATCGTCAGCGACACCGTCGACAAGCGGCTTCAACTCGCGCTGCAGCTCGGGGCATCCGAGGCCGTGCACGCGAAGCAGGGCTCCCTCGCGGCCGCGGTCCGGGAGCGGTGGCCCGAGGGCGTGGACGTGGCCATCGAGACGGCGGGTCATCCCGACGCTTTCGCGTCGCTCCTGCCGGCGCTCTGTCGCGGCGGTCGGCTCGCGGTGGTGGGGTTGTCGCCGCTGCCGCTCAAGGAACTCGACCTCACCCAGCTGACCGATGGCGAGATCGACATCGTGGGCGTGTTCCGCTACGCCAACACGTATCCGGCGGGCATTCAGCTCATGCGGGAACTCGACGTGTGGAACCTCATCACCGACACGTTTCCTCTCGCCGAGACGGGCGATGCGCTGGAGCGCGCGCGGACGCAAAAGAGCGAGAGCGTGAAAGTCGTGGTCTATCCCCAAGCGTGA
- a CDS encoding VIT1/CCC1 transporter family protein — MSTLSPSAKLDELMGREQRKTPGWIGDAIYGVNDGLGAIFGIIAGVAGYTGNNHTILVSGFFGALASTLSMAAGAWLATRSENELLDKAFHEAKRDIEQNRDREVQILSLIYETRGFEPHEAEEIARRISKDDDLFLKTMAQEKHGIREESRGNPWGAAFSGGLSTFIGGVVPLIPFFFMQGLAAVITAAAVSLAAHFVVGALKSLVTVRSWWSSGIEMTLAGVIVGVVSYLLGLAGSHVL; from the coding sequence ATGAGCACACTTTCTCCGTCTGCAAAACTGGACGAACTGATGGGACGAGAACAGCGCAAGACGCCGGGTTGGATCGGCGATGCGATTTACGGCGTGAACGACGGCCTCGGTGCCATTTTCGGCATCATCGCCGGTGTCGCCGGTTACACGGGCAACAACCACACGATTCTCGTGTCTGGCTTCTTCGGCGCGCTCGCCAGCACCTTGTCGATGGCCGCGGGCGCGTGGCTCGCGACGAGATCGGAAAACGAGCTGTTAGACAAGGCGTTTCACGAGGCCAAGCGGGACATCGAGCAGAATCGAGACCGCGAGGTGCAGATTCTCTCGCTGATTTACGAGACCCGCGGCTTTGAGCCTCACGAGGCCGAGGAGATCGCGCGGCGCATCTCCAAGGACGACGACCTGTTCTTGAAGACCATGGCGCAGGAGAAGCACGGCATCCGCGAAGAGAGCCGCGGCAATCCGTGGGGTGCGGCCTTCTCGGGCGGCCTGTCGACGTTCATCGGCGGCGTGGTGCCGCTCATCCCGTTTTTCTTCATGCAGGGCCTCGCCGCCGTCATCACCGCGGCCGCTGTGAGCCTCGCGGCGCACTTCGTGGTGGGCGCACTCAAGAGCCTCGTCACCGTGCGTTCGTGGTGGTCAAGCGGCATCGAAATGACGCTGGCCGGCGTCATCGTCGGTGTGGTCTCCTACCTGCTCGGTCTCGCGGGCAGCCACGTGCTCTAG
- a CDS encoding endo-1,4-beta-xylanase: MTGQQPSLQEAYADRFRVGAAVSATTLRTHADLLKRHFSSVTPENEMKWERIHPAEAAYSFSAADQIVLFARDHGMFVRGHTLVWHNQTPAWVFQDDLGQPAPAKLVEARLEAHIAEVVGHYRGAVGCWDVVNEAVIDQGEGWLRESPWRKALGDDYIEKAFRLAHQADPDALLFYNDYNETQPAKRDRILRLLEHLLDRGVPIHGVGLQMHVSLDDPDIEQMEAAIERYRALGLRLHVTELDVSVYPWVHEPDQPQMPERPYDDELAERLAARYEALFALYLRHRDVLENVTLWGVADDATWRDNFPVRGRKDWPLLFDVNHQPKEAFWRVLRLAQA; encoded by the coding sequence TTGACAGGACAACAGCCGTCTCTTCAAGAAGCTTACGCCGATCGCTTTCGCGTGGGTGCCGCGGTCAGTGCGACGACCCTTCGCACGCATGCTGACCTGTTGAAGCGCCACTTTTCCAGCGTCACGCCCGAGAACGAAATGAAGTGGGAGCGCATCCATCCCGCTGAAGCCGCGTACTCTTTTTCGGCTGCAGACCAAATCGTTTTGTTCGCGCGCGATCACGGCATGTTCGTCCGCGGCCACACCCTGGTCTGGCATAATCAGACGCCCGCTTGGGTGTTCCAGGACGATCTCGGCCAGCCCGCACCCGCCAAGCTCGTCGAGGCGAGGCTCGAGGCGCATATCGCCGAGGTCGTGGGTCACTACCGGGGCGCCGTCGGGTGCTGGGACGTGGTGAATGAGGCCGTGATCGACCAAGGCGAGGGATGGCTGCGCGAAAGTCCGTGGCGCAAGGCGCTCGGGGACGACTACATTGAGAAGGCGTTTCGCTTAGCCCACCAGGCGGACCCCGATGCGCTCCTGTTCTACAACGACTACAATGAGACCCAACCTGCGAAGCGGGATCGCATCCTGCGCCTCTTGGAGCACCTGTTGGACCGCGGCGTCCCGATTCATGGCGTGGGGCTCCAGATGCACGTGTCGCTTGACGATCCCGACATCGAGCAAATGGAGGCGGCCATCGAGCGCTACCGGGCGCTTGGCCTGCGGCTGCACGTCACGGAGCTCGACGTCAGCGTCTATCCGTGGGTGCATGAGCCGGATCAGCCGCAGATGCCGGAGCGGCCGTACGACGACGAGCTTGCGGAGCGGCTCGCGGCGCGCTATGAGGCGCTATTTGCCCTCTACCTGCGCCACCGGGACGTGCTGGAGAACGTGACGCTCTGGGGCGTCGCGGACGATGCCACGTGGCGCGACAACTTTCCCGTGCGCGGCAGGAAGGACTGGCCGCTTCTCTTTGACGTGAATCACCAGCCGAAGGAAGCGTTCTGGCGCGTCCTCCGCCTCGCACAGGCCTGA
- a CDS encoding GNAT family N-acetyltransferase yields the protein MQLVRVQHGVELHDESGERIGYVSCTDRGDGVWTIDHTVVDPAYQGQGLAAKLVDELVAMARENNVKLLPICSYAVLRFRRRPDYADVQA from the coding sequence ATGCAACTCGTGCGCGTTCAACACGGCGTGGAGCTCCACGATGAAAGCGGCGAGCGGATTGGCTACGTCTCCTGCACCGACCGGGGCGACGGCGTGTGGACGATTGACCACACGGTCGTCGATCCGGCCTATCAGGGCCAGGGCCTCGCCGCCAAGCTGGTGGACGAATTGGTTGCGATGGCGAGGGAGAACAACGTCAAATTGCTGCCCATTTGCTCATACGCAGTGCTTCGATTCAGGCGCAGGCCGGACTATGCGGATGTTCAGGCGTGA